The proteins below come from a single bacterium BMS3Abin14 genomic window:
- the mcp3 gene encoding methyl-accepting chemotaxis protein 3: MDREKTREGAEVKMRPRAGNQITTNAVKGSLIGICAPVGWLAIDALFFRSSGSSIFGYLANQIAGDVHSLFILLYMLFGTSLAMGTFGALIGRKNMRLLDEEKRMSDTYKLFMQKEEKFEQRLFSLQNRMRGITKVSASIQASAELKDVFRLCADGIHDVLDFDRVNIFLVNRKTGMLECQETRGNLNEAITDIRVPLTDAGGILNLTIQDDRAYVVRGVEEMKPEYRLGHPYDRIKAIRSISFMLIPFHDGQEPVGLFAVDNKFKKEAINDEEVDIIMVLADQTSVAISNIRLINGIRRMDDLMGQAFTTIKDRRERYAEETQKLAMSTTSFRKSAETMTMDAEEMLVASDQEMKIADDFDRAGVEVANQMDELTSSMEEITRVVRNMGETLQDIRTRAEESALADERVKEEVSSGEDVFREAGQGIENLDQSTDAFFRTMEDLAARSEDVQEMVKVIDDVMAQTKLLALNASIIAAQAGSHGRSFAVVADEIGKLSRDVEGFTGKIKSAMDGFKSDLQKLIGGTGEIKAEVNTAVDNSRKMEGIFNRISQTFEKSHDISLSIRDETQRQVKSVVSVVETAEQVQSLASGLREGADQYRAKADIITKSANSMREISNRLTTTAKSNQSESKTLLQTVNDSEQILETLFVSLQEWRELGKDLLKELEAFGV; encoded by the coding sequence ATGGATAGGGAAAAGACAAGGGAAGGCGCCGAAGTAAAAATGCGGCCACGGGCAGGAAACCAGATCACCACCAATGCCGTCAAGGGGAGCCTTATAGGGATCTGTGCTCCCGTTGGGTGGCTGGCCATTGACGCCCTCTTTTTCAGATCCTCCGGATCCTCCATTTTCGGGTATCTGGCGAACCAGATCGCCGGGGACGTCCATTCCCTCTTCATCCTCCTTTACATGCTCTTCGGCACATCCCTGGCAATGGGAACTTTCGGCGCTCTCATCGGGAGGAAGAACATGAGGCTGCTGGATGAAGAAAAACGGATGTCGGATACCTACAAACTTTTCATGCAGAAGGAGGAAAAGTTCGAACAGCGCCTTTTCAGTCTCCAGAACAGGATGCGGGGAATTACCAAAGTCAGCGCTTCCATCCAGGCATCCGCCGAGCTCAAGGATGTTTTTCGTCTGTGCGCCGACGGTATACACGACGTGCTGGATTTCGACAGGGTTAATATTTTTCTTGTGAACCGGAAAACCGGCATGCTCGAATGCCAGGAGACGAGGGGCAATCTTAACGAGGCCATTACCGACATTCGGGTCCCTTTGACCGATGCCGGGGGCATCCTTAATCTCACAATCCAAGATGACCGTGCCTATGTTGTGAGGGGGGTGGAGGAGATGAAGCCTGAGTACCGCCTTGGCCACCCCTACGACCGCATAAAGGCGATCCGGTCCATATCCTTCATGCTCATTCCTTTTCACGACGGCCAGGAACCGGTGGGTCTGTTCGCCGTCGACAACAAGTTCAAAAAAGAGGCCATCAACGACGAGGAGGTTGACATCATCATGGTTCTGGCGGATCAGACCTCGGTGGCCATCTCCAACATCAGGCTTATTAATGGGATCAGGCGAATGGACGACCTCATGGGGCAGGCGTTTACCACCATAAAGGACAGGAGAGAACGATACGCGGAGGAGACCCAGAAGTTGGCCATGTCCACCACCAGTTTCAGGAAGTCCGCCGAAACCATGACCATGGATGCGGAAGAGATGCTTGTGGCCTCGGACCAGGAGATGAAAATTGCTGACGATTTCGACCGTGCTGGAGTTGAGGTGGCCAACCAGATGGATGAGCTGACATCCTCCATGGAGGAGATAACCCGGGTGGTCCGGAACATGGGGGAAACCCTCCAGGATATCAGGACAAGGGCGGAAGAATCCGCCCTTGCGGACGAACGGGTCAAGGAAGAGGTGTCATCCGGGGAGGACGTCTTCAGGGAGGCCGGTCAGGGCATCGAGAACCTTGATCAGTCGACCGATGCGTTTTTCAGGACCATGGAGGACTTGGCGGCCAGATCGGAGGACGTCCAGGAGATGGTCAAGGTCATAGACGATGTAATGGCTCAGACCAAGCTTCTGGCCCTGAATGCATCTATTATCGCCGCCCAGGCGGGAAGCCATGGTAGAAGCTTTGCCGTCGTAGCCGATGAGATAGGGAAACTTTCCAGAGATGTTGAGGGCTTCACCGGAAAAATCAAATCCGCCATGGACGGATTTAAAAGTGACCTCCAGAAACTCATCGGGGGAACAGGAGAAATAAAGGCTGAGGTGAATACCGCGGTTGATAATTCCAGAAAAATGGAAGGCATTTTCAACAGAATAAGCCAGACCTTCGAAAAATCACACGACATCAGCCTTTCCATACGGGATGAGACCCAGCGCCAGGTGAAATCCGTGGTGAGCGTGGTCGAAACCGCAGAGCAGGTCCAATCCCTGGCTTCAGGCCTCAGGGAAGGGGCCGATCAGTACAGGGCCAAGGCGGACATCATCACCAAATCGGCCAATAGCATGCGGGAGATTTCAAACAGGCTGACCACCACGGCCAAAAGCAACCAGTCCGAGAGTAAAACCCTTCTTCAGACGGTCAACGACTCCGAGCAGATTTTAGAGACACTCTTCGTAAGCCTGCAGGAGTGGAGGGAATTGGGAAAGGATCTGCTGAAGGAACTGGAGGCTTTCGGAGTCTGA
- the der gene encoding GTPase Der, whose translation MSVVAIVGRPNVGKSTLFNRILGRRKAIVDDVSGVTRDRNYGNASWTGREFTLVDTGGLDPTVEEGFFPLIREQAMLAINEADVILFILDTRDGLTPADMEIADVLRRTEKSVIVTANKSEGDRRGMEAAEFFELGLGSVLPVSAIHGAGVAELLEEVVRKLPDAKENTPEEWDIRVAVIGRPNTGKSTLINRLLGEERLLVSEVPGTTMDSVDTLLKHGERSYLLVDTAGVRRRSRIRIDLERHSVTRTISALERCDVCLLLLDSVEGLVEQDIRLAGLAEDRGRGMIIVLNKWDLMEKDHMTFDRMCKDIRDQLFFFGHAPILSLSGLTGMRVGRIFEAVEAVYGEAGKKIPTREVNDLLTRAIERHQPPLVRGKRVRFYYATQTLTHPPTFLIFTNRPGEIRENYVKYLEGRIREEAGFAGTPIRLRFRRGRGEG comes from the coding sequence ATGTCTGTCGTAGCCATCGTCGGCCGCCCTAACGTCGGCAAATCAACGCTGTTCAACCGTATTCTTGGCAGGAGAAAGGCCATTGTGGATGACGTCTCCGGGGTTACCAGAGACAGAAACTACGGCAATGCGTCCTGGACTGGAAGGGAGTTCACCCTTGTGGATACGGGGGGGCTGGATCCGACGGTTGAGGAGGGGTTTTTCCCTCTTATTCGGGAGCAGGCCATGCTGGCAATTAATGAGGCGGACGTCATTCTTTTTATCCTGGATACCCGCGACGGCCTTACCCCCGCCGACATGGAGATTGCCGACGTTCTCAGGAGAACCGAAAAATCCGTTATCGTCACCGCCAACAAGTCCGAAGGGGACAGGCGCGGGATGGAGGCCGCGGAGTTTTTCGAACTGGGGTTAGGAAGTGTGCTGCCCGTTTCAGCCATCCATGGGGCCGGAGTGGCCGAGCTGCTGGAGGAGGTTGTCCGCAAGCTGCCGGATGCCAAAGAGAACACCCCGGAGGAGTGGGATATACGGGTTGCTGTCATAGGACGTCCAAATACGGGAAAATCCACACTCATCAACCGTCTGTTGGGGGAGGAGAGGCTGCTCGTTTCCGAGGTCCCGGGGACAACCATGGACAGCGTTGATACGCTGTTGAAGCATGGGGAGAGAAGCTATCTGCTTGTCGATACCGCCGGGGTGCGCAGGCGAAGCAGGATCAGGATAGACCTGGAACGCCATTCGGTCACGAGAACAATATCCGCGCTGGAACGGTGTGACGTATGCCTTCTTCTCCTTGACAGCGTCGAGGGCCTGGTGGAACAGGACATCCGCCTTGCTGGGCTCGCCGAGGACCGCGGCAGGGGAATGATCATTGTTTTAAATAAATGGGACCTGATGGAGAAGGACCACATGACGTTTGACCGTATGTGCAAGGATATCCGGGATCAGCTCTTTTTTTTCGGCCATGCGCCCATATTGTCCCTGTCGGGCCTCACCGGTATGCGAGTCGGGAGGATCTTTGAGGCGGTGGAAGCCGTCTATGGAGAAGCCGGGAAAAAGATCCCCACGAGGGAGGTGAACGATCTTCTAACAAGGGCGATTGAACGCCATCAACCCCCCCTGGTAAGGGGCAAACGGGTCCGCTTTTACTACGCTACCCAGACTTTGACCCATCCACCAACATTCCTTATCTTCACAAATCGTCCCGGTGAGATCCGGGAGAACTATGTGAAATATCTTGAGGGGCGGATCAGGGAGGAGGCGGGCTTCGCCGGGACCCCCATACGATTGAGGTTCCGGCGTGGACGGGGAGAGGGGTGA
- the nucH_2 gene encoding thermonuclease precursor, whose amino-acid sequence MVSINPVIIPAKNIRFKLAAIILAAWGLVLAPMPACADGTFLVARVIDGDTLVLTGGTRVRLLGIDTPEVGEPWAEEATRSLQKMAMGKMVTLKECARKDPYGRTLAVLQRGGVNINISLLKEGLAVPLLIPPCGALIANPALLASGSAIKERKGIYSSRVFKAVKDRNAGAVVGRRSVVLGRIRNIHHGRKVVHLNFGDNWRTDFTIVLFSRGIARFASMGLNPEDLLGRTVYVLGKVQEYDGPEIIVNRPEQILPVYDDPAASLGHTRGRLDTGGAP is encoded by the coding sequence ATGGTATCAATTAACCCTGTGATAATACCTGCAAAAAATATCCGATTCAAGCTTGCCGCCATAATATTGGCCGCATGGGGCCTCGTCCTTGCGCCGATGCCTGCCTGCGCCGACGGCACGTTCCTCGTTGCAAGGGTCATAGACGGTGATACCCTGGTGCTTACGGGCGGAACAAGGGTTCGGCTTCTGGGAATAGACACTCCGGAAGTTGGTGAACCCTGGGCCGAAGAGGCGACGAGATCCTTGCAAAAAATGGCGATGGGAAAGATGGTCACCCTGAAAGAGTGTGCCAGGAAAGATCCGTACGGACGAACCCTGGCCGTCTTACAGCGGGGTGGAGTAAATATCAACATCAGTCTTTTAAAGGAGGGGTTGGCGGTTCCGCTGTTGATACCGCCCTGCGGGGCATTAATTGCGAATCCGGCTCTTCTGGCATCCGGAAGCGCCATTAAAGAGCGTAAAGGAATCTACAGCTCCAGGGTATTCAAGGCCGTAAAAGATAGAAATGCCGGTGCGGTAGTCGGGAGGCGGAGCGTTGTCCTCGGCAGGATCCGAAACATCCATCACGGACGCAAAGTTGTTCACCTCAACTTCGGGGATAACTGGAGGACGGACTTTACTATAGTGCTCTTTTCCAGGGGGATTGCCCGGTTTGCCTCCATGGGATTGAACCCTGAGGATCTCCTTGGACGCACGGTATACGTTCTCGGGAAGGTCCAGGAATACGATGGTCCTGAGATCATAGTAAACCGACCGGAGCAGATTCTTCCGGTATATGATGACCCTGCCGCATCGTTGGGACACACCCGAGGCCGGCTTGACACCGGGGGCGCCCCGTGA
- the resA_12 gene encoding thiol-disulfide oxidoreductase ResA, with the protein MWKTPLSILAIIVLATTTPINVYAQKQASSGQTADVLPEGSKAPLFTATAHSGRTVDLADFLGKGPIVLNFWSIYCDSCVDEMLSLQKLEDKYGGKGLTILAINEDINISRERIQRFLERLERFRGKVTYPILFDRDSTIFNSFKGDYLPTLVLIDRDGKIVSTSRGYTEQSEPDILATIENLVSPESAATPEKPPAGAAKVQFLSVTGMASLCGFYNGGKWTRSFTGNNSFGQEVELTRELARRDATRRTVLDALDAQGIRLFSNKPLRGCIDEAGIHIDRDPLDTGDPASNVLRLLNYPDFFTAANEQEKLIGNMYYVARTVRIDVEALSEELASSGYLFRPTRIKFTYVNMTSLDRKAFLQSLLRQSRFIGSFENPVITPHSTSQVFEVYTTSQGFADEIQDMDFSDLQVFVEQVTSSSLELEIWKKAD; encoded by the coding sequence ATGTGGAAAACACCGTTATCCATCCTGGCGATTATCGTTCTGGCCACAACAACTCCGATTAATGTTTACGCCCAAAAACAGGCATCCTCCGGTCAAACTGCCGATGTCCTTCCAGAAGGATCGAAAGCGCCGCTATTTACGGCAACTGCACATTCAGGACGGACGGTCGATCTCGCGGATTTTCTCGGCAAGGGGCCGATTGTCCTCAACTTCTGGTCCATTTACTGCGACTCCTGCGTGGATGAAATGCTCTCCCTGCAGAAACTCGAGGACAAATATGGCGGGAAGGGTCTGACAATCCTGGCGATTAACGAAGACATCAATATATCGAGGGAAAGAATCCAACGATTTCTCGAACGCCTGGAACGCTTTCGGGGCAAGGTAACCTATCCCATCCTTTTCGACCGGGATTCAACCATCTTCAACTCATTCAAAGGCGATTATCTCCCCACGCTTGTCCTCATAGACAGAGATGGAAAGATCGTCTCAACATCCAGGGGATATACGGAGCAAAGTGAGCCTGACATCCTGGCAACCATTGAAAATCTCGTTTCCCCTGAAAGTGCGGCCACACCGGAAAAACCACCTGCCGGTGCGGCAAAGGTCCAGTTTTTATCGGTCACCGGGATGGCATCACTTTGCGGGTTTTACAATGGGGGCAAGTGGACCAGGAGCTTCACAGGAAATAACAGTTTCGGGCAGGAGGTGGAGCTGACAAGGGAACTGGCCAGGAGGGACGCTACCAGGCGGACCGTCCTTGATGCCCTGGATGCCCAGGGGATCAGGCTTTTCTCAAATAAACCTTTGCGCGGCTGCATAGATGAGGCAGGGATCCATATTGACCGCGACCCATTGGACACTGGAGATCCGGCGTCCAACGTCCTGAGACTTCTGAACTACCCTGATTTTTTTACTGCCGCCAATGAGCAGGAAAAGCTTATAGGCAACATGTATTACGTTGCGAGGACCGTCAGGATAGACGTCGAGGCCCTGTCGGAAGAACTGGCCTCTTCAGGATACCTGTTCAGGCCAACGAGGATCAAGTTCACCTATGTCAACATGACCTCCCTGGACCGAAAAGCGTTCCTTCAGTCCCTCCTGAGACAATCCAGGTTCATCGGAAGTTTTGAAAACCCGGTAATCACACCCCACTCCACCTCTCAGGTGTTCGAGGTCTACACTACATCACAGGGATTCGCCGATGAGATCCAGGATATGGATTTTTCGGACCTGCAGGTGTTCGTCGAACAGGTGACATCGTCATCGCTGGAGTTGGAGATCTGGAAAAAAGCGGATTAA
- the ruvB gene encoding Holliday junction ATP-dependent DNA helicase RuvB: MDDERVIGPEQSGEDEVFEVNIRPRTLAEYIGQSAAKENLRVFIEAARERKEALDHVLLYGPPGLGKTTLAHILANELGVNIRATSGPAMERSGDLAAILTNLEDKGVFFVDEIHRMNRTVEEVLYPAMEDFSLDLIIGKGPGARTVKLDLPRFTLIGATTRMGLLSSPFRDRFGVVCRLEFYSVADLTEIVQRSARIMRIELASDAADEIAQRSRATPRIANRLLRRARDFAQVHGDGVITRDVANLTLKRLEIDERGFDKLDRQVLMAIIDKFGGGPVGIGTIAAAVGEERDTIEDICEPFLLQEGFLQRTPRGRVATETAYRHLGRRPPGETGEQKDLFPKS, from the coding sequence ATGGATGACGAAAGGGTTATAGGACCGGAGCAGTCCGGTGAGGACGAGGTGTTCGAGGTTAATATCCGGCCCAGAACCCTCGCGGAATATATCGGCCAATCCGCTGCCAAAGAAAACCTCCGTGTTTTTATAGAAGCCGCCAGGGAGAGGAAAGAGGCTCTCGATCACGTCCTGCTTTATGGTCCGCCGGGTCTTGGAAAAACGACTCTTGCGCACATTCTTGCCAACGAACTGGGGGTGAATATCCGGGCTACTTCCGGGCCTGCGATGGAACGTTCCGGCGACCTTGCGGCAATCCTGACGAACCTGGAAGACAAAGGCGTCTTCTTCGTGGACGAGATCCACAGGATGAACAGAACGGTTGAGGAGGTGCTGTATCCGGCCATGGAGGACTTTTCCCTCGACCTGATTATCGGGAAGGGACCGGGAGCGAGGACCGTAAAACTGGATCTCCCCAGATTTACCCTGATTGGGGCCACAACCCGCATGGGGTTGCTTTCCTCGCCTTTCAGAGACCGGTTTGGCGTTGTCTGTCGTCTGGAGTTCTATTCTGTGGCGGACCTGACGGAAATCGTCCAGAGATCCGCAAGGATCATGAGGATCGAACTGGCGTCTGATGCCGCCGATGAGATAGCCCAGCGATCCAGAGCTACTCCCAGGATAGCCAACCGGCTGCTCAGAAGAGCACGTGATTTCGCTCAGGTACACGGAGATGGTGTTATTACCCGCGATGTTGCCAATTTGACACTGAAACGGCTTGAGATAGACGAACGAGGGTTCGACAAACTCGATCGTCAGGTTCTGATGGCGATCATCGACAAGTTCGGAGGCGGCCCGGTGGGGATCGGTACGATTGCCGCTGCTGTGGGTGAGGAGAGGGACACGATCGAGGATATCTGCGAGCCCTTTCTGCTTCAGGAGGGTTTTCTCCAGCGAACGCCCCGGGGGAGGGTTGCCACCGAAACCGCCTACCGTCATCTGGGACGAAGACCGCCCGGAGAGACGGGGGAGCAGAAGGATCTTTTCCCCAAATCCTGA
- the ruvA gene encoding Holliday junction ATP-dependent DNA helicase RuvA encodes MIALVKGRLALKDSSGVIIVDSGALGYRLFVSLNTLMALPPQGEDVFLNTITVVRDDAIHLYGFSETDEMELFKLLVQAKGVGPKLALAILGGLKTPELVKAISSEDAGWISTIPGVGRKTAERIILELKDKVHALKGKSGEGISQSDNALMSDVISALVNLGYSAGAGRAALKSVLKDQGETPSFNELIRECLGILSGRKPTV; translated from the coding sequence ATGATTGCTCTGGTAAAGGGCAGACTGGCGCTTAAGGATTCCTCAGGGGTTATCATTGTTGATTCCGGTGCGCTGGGCTACCGGCTTTTCGTGTCACTGAACACTCTGATGGCGCTTCCCCCACAGGGGGAGGATGTTTTTCTCAATACGATCACCGTAGTACGGGATGATGCGATACACCTGTACGGATTTTCCGAAACGGATGAAATGGAACTGTTTAAACTTCTGGTCCAGGCCAAGGGGGTTGGGCCCAAGCTTGCGTTGGCTATCCTTGGGGGCCTGAAAACACCTGAACTCGTCAAAGCCATATCCAGTGAGGACGCCGGCTGGATATCCACCATTCCCGGGGTTGGCCGCAAAACCGCCGAAAGGATTATCCTTGAGCTCAAGGATAAGGTGCATGCGCTGAAGGGAAAGTCCGGGGAAGGCATTTCCCAAAGCGATAATGCACTCATGTCGGACGTTATATCCGCCCTCGTAAACCTCGGCTACAGCGCCGGGGCCGGCAGGGCGGCGCTGAAGTCCGTCCTGAAAGATCAGGGGGAAACGCCTTCCTTCAATGAACTGATACGCGAGTGTCTGGGTATCCTTTCCGGAAGAAAACCGACGGTCTGA
- the ruvC gene encoding crossover junction endodeoxyribonuclease RuvC, whose protein sequence is MRVLGVDPSLRSTGYAVVEGDRTRQKVVEYGLIRTKVGEPLESSLFHIAESLESILAQHRPDCLSVEDIFTARNMRVALQLGHVRGVVILVCRRSGLPAAQYSATQIKETVAGYGRADKQQVQYMVTRTLTLSKTPPPDAADALAAALTHLFRQDAANI, encoded by the coding sequence ATGCGTGTGCTTGGGGTTGATCCCAGCCTGAGATCCACAGGGTACGCGGTTGTCGAAGGCGATCGAACCCGTCAAAAGGTTGTTGAATACGGCCTTATCAGGACCAAAGTCGGCGAACCTCTGGAATCCTCTCTTTTTCATATCGCCGAATCTCTCGAATCCATTCTCGCACAGCACAGACCGGATTGCCTGTCTGTAGAAGATATATTCACCGCCAGGAATATGCGCGTGGCGCTTCAATTGGGTCATGTCAGAGGAGTGGTGATCCTTGTCTGCAGGAGGTCAGGTCTCCCGGCCGCCCAGTATTCAGCGACCCAGATCAAGGAGACTGTGGCCGGATATGGCCGGGCTGACAAACAGCAGGTCCAATACATGGTGACCCGGACACTGACCCTCTCAAAGACACCCCCACCCGACGCTGCGGATGCCCTCGCTGCTGCTCTGACGCACCTTTTTCGGCAGGATGCGGCCAACATCTGA
- a CDS encoding putative transcriptional regulatory protein, whose protein sequence is MSGHSKWANIKRRKGAQDAHRGKIFTKLNREITVAAKMGGGDPEASPRLRQAISKARAANMPIDTIERAIKKGTGDLDGVNYEEITYEGYGPAGVAVLIETLTDNRKRTVSDIRHLLTKHNGNLGETGCVSWIFQMTSYFVFDAREVDGDSIVEVALQAGAEDIGENDGDIEVTAPPEKFQEIKDAFDAAEIVYQVGEVTMLPQNTIPLEGKQAEQALRLVEALEENDDVQKVYTNFDIPDDVMETL, encoded by the coding sequence ATGTCAGGTCACTCAAAATGGGCGAATATCAAGAGACGAAAGGGGGCACAGGACGCCCATAGGGGGAAAATATTCACCAAACTTAATCGGGAAATTACGGTTGCTGCCAAAATGGGAGGAGGCGACCCTGAGGCCAGTCCTCGTCTGAGACAGGCCATCTCCAAGGCCAGGGCCGCCAACATGCCGATTGACACTATTGAAAGGGCCATCAAAAAGGGCACCGGCGACCTGGATGGGGTCAATTACGAGGAAATAACCTACGAGGGTTATGGCCCAGCCGGCGTTGCCGTACTCATTGAAACACTCACAGACAATCGTAAAAGGACTGTCTCGGACATTAGACACCTTTTGACCAAACACAATGGAAACCTGGGTGAAACAGGCTGTGTCTCCTGGATTTTCCAGATGACCTCCTATTTCGTCTTTGACGCCAGGGAAGTAGATGGAGATTCTATCGTGGAGGTCGCTCTCCAGGCCGGTGCTGAGGATATCGGTGAGAATGATGGTGACATAGAGGTGACGGCTCCACCGGAAAAATTCCAGGAGATCAAGGATGCATTCGATGCCGCAGAGATCGTCTACCAGGTTGGAGAAGTGACCATGCTTCCTCAAAACACAATTCCTCTGGAGGGCAAACAGGCGGAGCAGGCATTGAGACTGGTGGAGGCCCTCGAGGAAAACGACGATGTCCAGAAGGTCTATACAAATTTTGACATCCCCGATGATGTCATGGAAACTCTCTAG
- the ihfB gene encoding integration host factor subunit beta, with amino-acid sequence MTKAGLVEALVEHIGVLTKREAELIVNIFLKSISDSLARGDKVELRGFGSFKVKERRARDGRNPKTGEKVHVDSKRVPYFKAGKELRDRVDS; translated from the coding sequence ATGACCAAGGCTGGGCTGGTTGAAGCTCTTGTGGAACATATTGGTGTTCTGACCAAAAGGGAAGCTGAGTTAATCGTAAATATCTTCCTGAAAAGTATTTCCGACTCGCTGGCCCGGGGTGACAAAGTTGAACTGAGGGGGTTTGGTAGTTTTAAGGTTAAGGAGAGGCGCGCCAGGGATGGACGCAACCCCAAAACCGGAGAAAAGGTCCACGTGGATTCCAAACGCGTACCCTATTTCAAAGCGGGGAAGGAACTCAGGGACAGGGTTGACTCCTGA
- the sppA gene encoding putative signal peptide peptidase SppA, producing MSKGLKTIILVAALVIIMAFVVGIFHRDFPDAFAGDTLGLLRVEGVITDVDWYMEQVKSFRTNDRVKGVVLRIDSPGGAVAPTQELYDELLKLKEKKPLVVSMGTVAASGGYYLSCASDWIVANPGTITGSIGVIMEFTNMEKLFGKLGIRTETIKSGLHKDMGSPFRELTEEERTLLTEMVKDVREQFVEAVVAGRPVEFEKINPYLDGRVFTGRQALGLGLVDELGNINVALEKAAELAGLPKVPAEILEPEKRRKGLLAVLFGSAFADQMEAATLGWAQMGGTAGKNSRFLQLWRAF from the coding sequence ATGAGCAAAGGACTTAAAACAATTATCCTTGTAGCGGCCCTGGTTATCATTATGGCTTTTGTCGTGGGGATTTTCCACCGGGATTTCCCGGATGCTTTCGCTGGAGACACCCTCGGCCTGCTTCGTGTTGAGGGCGTTATTACGGACGTGGACTGGTACATGGAGCAGGTAAAGTCCTTTCGGACCAACGATCGAGTCAAGGGTGTCGTCCTGAGGATCGACAGCCCCGGTGGAGCCGTCGCTCCGACACAGGAACTTTATGATGAGCTTCTCAAGCTCAAGGAAAAAAAGCCCCTGGTTGTGTCGATGGGAACAGTAGCCGCCTCAGGAGGTTATTACCTGAGTTGTGCTTCCGACTGGATTGTTGCGAACCCGGGAACCATCACCGGAAGCATCGGTGTGATCATGGAGTTCACCAATATGGAGAAACTCTTTGGAAAGCTCGGGATCAGAACCGAGACTATCAAAAGCGGGCTTCACAAGGACATGGGGTCTCCTTTCAGGGAATTGACGGAAGAGGAAAGGACACTCCTGACCGAAATGGTGAAGGATGTCCGCGAACAGTTTGTTGAGGCTGTGGTGGCCGGACGTCCGGTTGAGTTCGAAAAGATTAACCCCTACCTTGACGGGAGGGTCTTTACCGGACGCCAGGCCCTTGGCCTCGGGCTTGTTGACGAACTGGGAAACATTAACGTGGCCCTGGAAAAAGCTGCCGAACTCGCAGGGTTGCCCAAGGTGCCGGCTGAAATCCTGGAACCGGAAAAGCGGAGAAAAGGCCTTTTGGCCGTCCTTTTTGGGAGTGCATTTGCAGATCAGATGGAGGCCGCAACGCTGGGCTGGGCCCAGATGGGAGGCACTGCCGGAAAAAACAGCCGATTTCTTCAACTTTGGAGAGCGTTTTAA